AGGCTGAAGGTGCGTCAGAGTCGCAGCATTCCCCTTCAGAGTTTTACTCATTCGCTGATGTTTGGCGCTAAATCGATCCCCGTCTCTCACCTCGTGTTTAGGCCAGATGCACCTCTGGAACCCCGACGAGCCGAGCACACCCCGGAAATCCAGCCTCCCTCTGCCGAGCTGTTTGGAGGAGAGGCTGCGCGAAGCCTGCGCCGAGCTGAAGATATCGTGGGACGGGTACGCCGGACACGCCGAGCTGCTCGCTCTGTGTGAACACCTGAGCCTGGAGGTGAGATTTAAAAACAGGGACGTTGTTTTATTGCATCTCAATGCAAAACACCTCATCACAGTAAAAAGGCTtgactttaaatgaacatgGCTATAATTTGTTGATGTTAAAACAGACATGCGCTCagattttttggtttgtttgtgtgaccaCCTTTAAATTTCTCCTGTATTACATTATCAGATATTTACATATAAGGCTGCAActactgatttatttttcatcatttactATTTTCtcaattcaataaataaatcatttgctctaaaaatgtaagaaaaggAAAATTGTCTCAAGATTAAGGTGATGTTGGTTTGTGCGACCATAAAAACCtccaaaaataatgaaagattTGTTGTGGGTTTAACAAATCATCCTGAGGAGGTCAAAGAATTGAAATTTCACACACAGGGTGAGGAAAATAGATATCACTTAATTTTTCAGGTAAGCGTCGACGTGCTGCAGAGTCTAACCGGCGATGGAGCGATGAACGTTCAGGAGTTTGTTTCCAGGGTTGTAAACCACAACAAACCTCCGACACCGTCCGCCTCCACCCCCTACAGACAGCTGAAACGACTCCACTCCACCCAGGTACGCCTCTTTTCTCTCGTTAATTAATTCCTGTTTTTATCGggctctgctgcagcttcagtaaagacgtttttatttttcattttataccCAGAATGCATCTTTTCTCTTGTAAAGACTGTTTTCTCCACCATACAGCCGTTTGATGAAGGAGGCCGCCGGATCGCCACTCCATCTGCTCTGACCAGCACCATCGGCATGCGCCTCTTCTCCACCCTCGATGACGGTACCGGTTTCACTCCAGTCGAATACATCCTGGATGCCTGGATGGAGGAAGGGATAGAAAACAGCACCGAGATCCTGCAGGTGCCAAACTGTACTTATTATTCAAATGATGACTGTCGCCAttactctttattattattattattttaaaatgttctgaatTTATTCGCAGGCTTTGAATTTCAGCCTCGATGGAAAACTGAGTCTCAGCGATCTCACCATGGCGCTTGAAAACGAGCTGCTCGTCACTAAGAACGGGATTCACCAAGCGGCGCTGGCGAGCTTCAAAGCTGAGATCAGATATCTCCTGTGAGTACGAGTCAGCGCCGTGACGCAGCTCGTTCAGGTGGAAATAACTTTCTCTATGTTGCTGAATCGTTTGTTTCTCTCTCGTCAGAGAGCAAGTCGACCGAGAAGTccgggagaaagagaaaatccGATCGGACCTGGAGAAAGCCGAAAAACTAAAAAGTCAGCTCGCCACTGAGGTGGACGAGCATCACTCTGCGATTGAACACACGAATAATCTCAACCTCAGGTCATTTATTCCTCAGATTacagcagttcatcacagcaacacataaacatgtgttgtttcatgtttaatgaGCTTGATTAGAAGGATTCTAGCCGCACTTCTTTGCCTTGAATCTTGTGTTCTTCATGTATCGTACAGGAAGCTTGAACAGGACCACAAAGAGAAGCTCGCGGCTGTCCGATCGGAGCTGATGCAGGAGATGgaccagctccagcagcaggccGACCTGCAGCGCGAGGAGATGGAAGCAGAAGTCCAGAAGATCAGAGAGGATGAATCTTTCCTCAGAGACCACCTCTCCATCTCGGTGAAGGTACCGGATCGATTTCTGCTTTTGTCTCGATAAATCATCATCCAGAGAAAACCTGGTCGATAACTgtaaacaaaactttgtttttaggAAAACAGGCGTCTTGAGATGGAGCTGCTGGACAGCAACGAAAAGCTGCTGGAGGCACAAAGCCAGATTACAAAACTCCAGACGTGTGTGGACAACGCTATGAAAGAACGGGTGAGGAGTTGTTGGAGCATGCATGTTCTTTTTCATccctttttagtgtttttatgattttgttatttgatgttttctgtgcaAACAAACCACATTCGTGTAAATGAAATTATCTTCTTTAGTTTGGAGACTTGGACCCCAGCAGTGCCGACTTCCTCCTTCAAGAGGAACGGATTAAACAGCTGCGCAGCAGCTATGAAGCTCAGTACAGGGTAACTGCGTCTAGATCAccagaaaaagaagcaaactAGATGTCAGTgattcttttattcttttgttgaTGACGCGTGTTTAACTCGTCCGGTAGGAGCTGCAGGATCGTATCGACGAGCTGCAGTCCGAGCTGCGGGAGTTCCACAGCCTGGGACGGGTTCATCAGCCCTGCCACAAACctctctctgaagagctggagagcAAAAGCCCCGGCATGGAGTCTGATCCAGGTAGGCCTGATGAATccttacagcacacacacacatacagtcctCAGAGAACTCATTACAGAGCGCTAACTACATCAGCTGGTGACAACAATCAGTGCGTAGAGATGCTGCATGGAAACATGCATCAGCGTCAAGCGTCACCGGCTTcatcaactctttttttttgcaggtatCGGTTCAGAGGAAGTTCAGCCGTTCAGCATGAGCCTCGAGGCGGAGATGATGTTGGAGCACCTGAAGGAGCAGCACCTCCAGGAAATGGAGGAGCTGCGAAACCAGCTGGAATACAAGGTGAGTCCATTAGAGACCTTTTAATAACTTTGGACAGGAACAACAGGGAGAAGTTAAATGCATGAGtcttatattttctttatatcGCCGCAGATCAATGAGTTTGACGAGATGGTGGAGAAGCAGAGGACGAGCCACGAGGACCAGAAGGCCACTTTGGCCATCCAGTACCAGCAGGAGGTCCAGGCTTTGAGGGAGGAGATGGCCGGTGTTCAGAGCCACGCACAGGAGCTCCAGAGCCAGCTCGAGAAAGCGGAGCTGGAGCGGACGTGTCTGGAGCAGGCGCAGGCCGAAGAACGGGAAGAGCTCGAGAATCTGCAAGAGGAGGAAGTGGGCGCTCTGAGGCAACAGCTGCTCGAGGCCCACACCGACACCGCCGacctggaggagcagctgaagagcCTCGAAGCCCAGCACGCAGAGATGGATAAAAAACTTGAGGAGCTGAGGGAACAACACGCCGCTGAGATGAGTAAACTGGAGAGGGAGCATGCAGAGCTCTCTGAAGCCAGactggaagaggagaggaagaaactgCAGGAGGAAAAGGCCGAGTCTGAGAAGAGGCTGTTGGGTGATTTTGAAAGGGAGAAGGAGCTGCTGAACCGGAGGCATGAGGAGGAACTGAAGGCCAGGCTAGAGGAGGCGAAGGTGAGGTTCGAGGAGGAGCGTGACGAGATTGTGCAGAAGCTGACAGAGCAGTGGCAGAAAGAGAAGGCTCAGCTGGACGAGCAGAACAACGAGTCTCTGCAGGCGCTGCTGGAGGAAGAGATGCTGAGACTTGTCAaggaacaggaggagaaggaggtcaAGCTGAGGGAGCAGTGGGAGACGGAGCGAGCCCGGCTTCAGGAGCGTCAGGAGGAGGCTCTGCTCGGTAGAGTGGCGCGAGAAAGGTCGCAGTTACAGGAGCAGTTcgagcagagggagaaaaggctGAAGGAGGAGTGGGAGAGCGAGAGGTCGCAACTGGAGGAGGATTACGAAGGGATGATCCAGGAGAGGGTGagtgaagagagggagaagctTCAggcggaggcggaggaggaggagaagagggtcGAATTCttgatggcagaggagagagctcGTCTAGAGGAGACCGTGAAGGAGCTGACCGCCAAGCACGCCGAAGAGAGGGACGCTCTCAGCGGCATGTTGGACAGACTACGAGACGATATCGCTCAGGAGAGGTGAGAcgtctgactttttttaaaaattattaatttgttgTCTGCCAAGACGGATTagatcatgtcagtgtgtttaaaatatgaagctatcaCCAAGTCTTGGTGTTATTGGTgcataaaaatataagaaagtattgaaaataaacagtataaatgtaatgtaacactAGCTTCAGCCCTACATTGAAAGAATATCGACTAATCCTTTAAAATAATCGGATATGCTGATTTCTTTTAAGAATCTTGATATTTGTTTGTGCCGTCACGAGTTCAGAAGTGTTGCTGTAACATTAAACCACCATGCACAGGAAGGAAATCGAGATCAGCTTCTCGCAGAGAATCAAGCAGGTGGAAGATCGTTTCTCAGGCGATCAAGAGTCTGTCGCGAAGCGTTTCCAGGCTGACGTTCGGAAACTCGAGCAGCACTACCAGAGCGAGCTGAAGGCCGTTTCAGAAAGCCACGTCGAGCAGAAGCTCCACTGGGAGGCGCAGATGCAGGAGGCCCTCcagagggtggaggagcagaggagaatgatggaggaggacagagagaaccAGGAGAAACAGTGGAGGAAGGAGCGGCGTGAGCTCGAAGGTCTTCATGAAGAGAAGATGGAAAAAGTGGTGATTGACAACCAGCGACTGCAGAATGAACTGGATGACTTCATCAGCGAGGCTCAGACCAAAGAGATCGAGCTGAGCAGGCAGCTGAACGACCTCCACAACCGGCTTCAGGAGAGCCTGGAAACCAGAGACGAGCTTCTCGCCCAGTCCGAG
This DNA window, taken from Larimichthys crocea isolate SSNF chromosome XXIV, L_crocea_2.0, whole genome shotgun sequence, encodes the following:
- the nin gene encoding ninein isoform X1; amino-acid sequence: MDDTQEQDYEERLKEVFNSFDASGSGSLCTEELADLCQSLHLDDATPALLHALLQNQDRLTARVDFDAFKNALIQVLSSSVEQAEQESPPKPESPEIQPKFVKGSKRYGRRSTPEFIEPISDPSEVKIANPLEEEEQDEDPEDNYDSAVPRKRERWNAHETSSEEYEAEGQMHLWNPDEPSTPRKSSLPLPSCLEERLREACAELKISWDGYAGHAELLALCEHLSLEVSVDVLQSLTGDGAMNVQEFVSRVVNHNKPPTPSASTPYRQLKRLHSTQPFDEGGRRIATPSALTSTIGMRLFSTLDDGTGFTPVEYILDAWMEEGIENSTEILQALNFSLDGKLSLSDLTMALENELLVTKNGIHQAALASFKAEIRYLLEQVDREVREKEKIRSDLEKAEKLKSQLATEVDEHHSAIEHTNNLNLRKLEQDHKEKLAAVRSELMQEMDQLQQQADLQREEMEAEVQKIREDESFLRDHLSISVKENRRLEMELLDSNEKLLEAQSQITKLQTCVDNAMKERFGDLDPSSADFLLQEERIKQLRSSYEAQYRELQDRIDELQSELREFHSLGRVHQPCHKPLSEELESKSPGMESDPGIGSEEVQPFSMSLEAEMMLEHLKEQHLQEMEELRNQLEYKINEFDEMVEKQRTSHEDQKATLAIQYQQEVQALREEMAGVQSHAQELQSQLEKAELERTCLEQAQAEEREELENLQEEEVGALRQQLLEAHTDTADLEEQLKSLEAQHAEMDKKLEELREQHAAEMSKLEREHAELSEARLEEERKKLQEEKAESEKRLLGDFEREKELLNRRHEEELKARLEEAKVRFEEERDEIVQKLTEQWQKEKAQLDEQNNESLQALLEEEMLRLVKEQEEKEVKLREQWETERARLQERQEEALLGRVARERSQLQEQFEQREKRLKEEWESERSQLEEDYEGMIQERVSEEREKLQAEAEEEEKRVEFLMAEERARLEETVKELTAKHAEERDALSGMLDRLRDDIAQERSEASRLAEENHVLRQKLSALKEEDLKEAQEEMMQRLERLKKGKVAAQKAAENFKKQISELRLQIQQLEDENGTLSEKDTQNITDMQNVRQQLAELMKENERREAFPSEEKNKMAACVSALEAELTKALEDTAQLEERNTQLSQQLSDLREKVAKVDSMERRLSHLTEERQSADKESQGLRNQLDKAEERAKTTDETLQALNHQSARLKSDLRVLQQERDSLKHDVAVLHKQLQNVNEKNHVLEMALHSSGLQNQSKKRYRDEMSRLMEQDQQLLSQENERLQAEMLSIKGDLVQSREKVRQLDATVLSLKQHRQQSQSSLVKALEQENSSLKQELEAQKELAKGCEAGPGHAELESLQQENEALRTQMARLSTQLLETFQAQLVGLLPPSPHRMPRGPHRGEDPDNMQQLVHRSLSSHQDGKERKMKHMEERMREIELSLHNIKLLLREKVAQLKDQLHKNGKADVLIKDLYVENAQLLKALEITEQRQKIAEKKNYLLEEKISTLNKIVRDLNPSPLSSLPYHYQCS
- the nin gene encoding ninein isoform X2, which gives rise to MDDTQEQDYEERLKEVFNSFDASGSGSLCTEELADLCQSLHLDDATPALLHALLQNQDRLTARVDFDAFKNALIQVLSSSVEQAEQESPPKPESPEIQPKFVKGSKRYGRRSTPEFIEPISDPSEVKIANPLEEEEQDEDPEDNYDSAVPRKRERWNAHETSSEEYEAEGQMHLWNPDEPSTPRKSSLPLPSCLEERLREACAELKISWDGYAGHAELLALCEHLSLEVSVDVLQSLTGDGAMNVQEFVSRVVNHNKPPTPSASTPYRQLKRLHSTQPFDEGGRRIATPSALTSTIGMRLFSTLDDGTGFTPVEYILDAWMEEGIENSTEILQALNFSLDGKLSLSDLTMALENELLVTKNGIHQAALASFKAEIRYLLEQVDREVREKEKIRSDLEKAEKLKSQLATEVDEHHSAIEHTNNLNLRKLEQDHKEKLAAVRSELMQEMDQLQQQADLQREEMEAEVQKIREDESFLRDHLSISVKENRRLEMELLDSNEKLLEAQSQITKLQTCVDNAMKERFGDLDPSSADFLLQEERIKQLRSSYEAQYRELQDRIDELQSELREFHSLGRVHQPCHKPLSEELESKSPGMESDPGIGSEEVQPFSMSLEAEMMLEHLKEQHLQEMEELRNQLEYKINEFDEMVEKQRTSHEDQKATLAIQYQQEVQALREEMAGVQSHAQELQSQLEKAELERTCLEQAQAEEREELENLQEEEVGALRQQLLEAHTDTADLEEQLKSLEAQHAEMDKKLEELREQHAAEMSKLEREHAELSEARLEEERKKLQEEKAESEKRLLGDFEREKELLNRRHEEELKARLEEAKVRFEEERDEIVQKLTEQWQKEKAQLDEQNNESLQALLEEEMLRLVKEQEEKEVKLREQWETERARLQERQEEALLGRVARERSQLQEQFEQREKRLKEEWESERSQLEEDYEGMIQERVSEEREKLQAEAEEEEKRVEFLMAEERARLEETVKELTAKHAEERDALSGMLDRLRDDIAQERSEASRLAEENHVLRQKLSALKEEDLKEAQEEMMQRLERLKKGKVAAQKAAENFKKQISELRLQIQQLEDENGTLSEKDTQNITDMQNVRQQLAELMKENERREAFPSEEKNKMAACVSALEAELTKALEDTAQLEERNTQLSQQLSDLREKVAKVDSMERRLSHLTEERQSADKESQGLRNQLDKAEERAKTTDETLQALNHQSARLKSDLRVLQQERDSLKHDVAVLHKQLQNVNEKNHVLEMALHSSGLQNQSKKRYRDEMSRLMEQDQQLLSQENERLQAEMLSIKGDLVQSREKVRQLDATVLSLKQHRQQSQSSLVKALEQENSSLKQELEAQKELAKGCEAGPGHAELESLQQENEALRTQMARLSTQLLETFQAQLVGLLPPSPHRMPRGPHRGEDPDNMQDGKERKMKHMEERMREIELSLHNIKLLLREKVAQLKDQLHKNGKADVLIKDLYVENAQLLKALEITEQRQKIAEKKNYLLEEKISTLNKIVRDLNPSPLSSLPYHYQCS
- the nin gene encoding ninein isoform X3; translated protein: MDDTQEQDYEERLKEVFNSFDASGSGSLCTEELADLCQSLHLDDATPALLHALLQNQDRLTARVDFDAFKNALIQVLSSSVEQAEQESPPKPESPEIQPKFVKGSKRYGRRSTPEFIEPISDPSEVKIANPLEEEEQDEDPEDNYDSAVPRKRERWNAHETSSEEYEAEGQMHLWNPDEPSTPRKSSLPLPSCLEERLREACAELKISWDGYAGHAELLALCEHLSLEVSVDVLQSLTGDGAMNVQEFVSRVVNHNKPPTPSASTPYRQLKRLHSTQPFDEGGRRIATPSALTSTIGMRLFSTLDDGTGFTPVEYILDAWMEEGIENSTEILQALNFSLDGKLSLSDLTMALENELLVTKNGIHQAALASFKAEIRYLLEQVDREVREKEKIRSDLEKAEKLKSQLATEVDEHHSAIEHTNNLNLRKLEQDHKEKLAAVRSELMQEMDQLQQQADLQREEMEAEVQKIREDESFLRDHLSISVKENRRLEMELLDSNEKLLEAQSQITKLQTCVDNAMKERFGDLDPSSADFLLQEERIKQLRSSYEAQYRELQDRIDELQSELREFHSLGRVHQPCHKPLSEELESKSPGMESDPGIGSEEVQPFSMSLEAEMMLEHLKEQHLQEMEELRNQLEYKINEFDEMVEKQRTSHEDQKATLAIQYQQEVQALREEMAGVQSHAQELQSQLEKAELERTCLEQAQAEEREELENLQEEEVGALRQQLLEAHTDTADLEEQLKSLEAQHAEMDKKLEELREQHAAEMSKLEREHAELSEARLEEERKKLQEEKAESEKRLLGDFEREKELLNRRHEEELKARLEEAKVRFEEERDEIVQKLTEQWQKEKAQLDEQNNESLQALLEEEMLRLVKEQEEKEVKLREQWETERARLQERQEEALLGRVARERSQLQEQFEQREKRLKEEWESERSQLEEDYEGMIQERVSEEREKLQAEAEEEEKRVEFLMAEERARLEETVKELTAKHAEERDALSGMLDRLRDDIAQERSEASRLAEENHVLRQKLSALKEEDLKEAQEEMMQRLERLKKGKVAAQKAAENFKKQISELRLQIQQLEDENGTLSEKDTQNITDMQNVRQQLAELMKENERREAFPSEEKNKMAACVSALEAELTKALEDTAQLEERNTQLSQQLSDLREKVAKVDSMERRLSHLTEERQSADKESQGLRNQLDKAEERAKTTDETLQALNHQSARLKSDLRVLQQERDSLKHDVAVLHKQLQNVNEKNHVLEMALHSSGLQNQSKKRYRDEMSRLMEQDQQLLSQENERLQAEMLSIKGDLVQSREKVRQLDATVLSLKQHRQQSQSSLVKALEQENSSLKQELEAQKELAKGCEAGPGHAELESLQQENEALRTQMARLSTQLLETFQAQLVGLLPPSPHRMPRGPHRGEDPDNMQGAMPEQRAAHADSYRRIGGL